Proteins from a single region of Rhodovibrio salinarum DSM 9154:
- a CDS encoding heme/hemin ABC transporter substrate-binding protein — translation MRRVKQQLRALGIGLGLLIFMTGTVAAQSDQSQSEAHVVSVGGAITEIVYALGAADRLVAVDSTSLYPSAARELPDVGYMRQLSAEPILALAPTLVLAAADAGPETALDQLRTAGVEVIRVPDHVTPDGVVEKVRTVAAALDVGERGADLAKRLERQFQQLEQSLQKVTKSPRVLLLLAVGRGTPMAAGSGTAADGIIALAHGRNAIEGVSGYKPLSREAVVAAQPDVFLTTKRTIAQFGGREQLLARPELAATEAGRAERLVVMDGLLLLGFGPRTPEAAARLAEALHGGLEMPALTGVSDDESRR, via the coding sequence GTGCGGCGGGTAAAACAGCAGCTTCGGGCGCTCGGGATTGGCCTGGGCCTTCTCATCTTTATGACCGGAACGGTTGCGGCCCAGAGCGATCAATCGCAGAGCGAAGCACATGTGGTTTCGGTAGGCGGAGCGATCACCGAGATCGTCTACGCGCTTGGCGCCGCGGACCGTTTGGTTGCAGTGGACAGCACCAGTCTGTATCCGTCCGCCGCCAGGGAACTTCCGGATGTCGGCTATATGCGCCAACTGTCGGCTGAGCCGATCCTCGCGCTGGCGCCGACGCTTGTCCTGGCCGCCGCGGACGCAGGTCCGGAAACGGCGCTCGATCAGCTGCGCACGGCCGGCGTCGAGGTTATCCGCGTGCCAGACCACGTGACGCCGGACGGTGTCGTCGAAAAAGTCAGGACGGTGGCTGCTGCGTTGGATGTGGGCGAGCGCGGCGCGGATCTGGCCAAGCGTCTCGAACGACAATTTCAGCAGCTCGAGCAAAGCCTGCAGAAGGTGACCAAGTCGCCCCGAGTGCTGTTGTTGCTCGCGGTCGGGCGGGGCACACCGATGGCCGCCGGCAGCGGTACCGCGGCGGACGGGATCATCGCACTCGCCCACGGGCGCAATGCCATCGAAGGGGTCAGCGGCTACAAGCCATTGTCGCGCGAAGCCGTGGTCGCCGCCCAGCCTGATGTGTTTTTGACGACCAAGCGCACAATCGCGCAGTTCGGAGGCCGGGAGCAGCTGCTCGCCCGGCCCGAGTTGGCCGCGACGGAGGCGGGCCGAGCTGAACGGCTTGTGGTGATGGACGGCTTGCTGCTGCTCGGTTTCGGCCCTCGAACGCCCGAGGCTGCGGCGCGCTTGGCCGAAGCGCTGCATGGTGGGTTGGAGATGCCGGCGCTGACAGGGGTGTCGGACGATGAAAGCCGACGGTGA